One window from the genome of Elaeis guineensis isolate ETL-2024a chromosome 5, EG11, whole genome shotgun sequence encodes:
- the LOC105044509 gene encoding LOW QUALITY PROTEIN: ankyrin repeat-containing protein At5g02620 (The sequence of the model RefSeq protein was modified relative to this genomic sequence to represent the inferred CDS: inserted 1 base in 1 codon), translated as MPVGRQSFRRKKMTKQLTGKRDDTPLHSAARAGDLAVVKEIISGANEEELAELLTKQNQAGETALFVAXEYGYVDVVNEMIQYHDVLTAGIKAKSGYDALHVAAKQGDVDVVKELLMALPELSMTVDLSNTTALHTAATQGHIEVVNLLLEADGSLALIARSNGKTALHSAARNGHLEVVKALVNRESGIATRTDKKGQTALHMAAKGTNLDLVEELVMCEPTLVNLVDSKGNTALHTAARKGRIQIVKRLLELKEIDIKAINKSGESALDTAEKMGNSDVASILAMHGVQSVRTIRPPNPARELKQQVSDIKHEVHSQLEHTRQTRKGVQGIAKRLNKLHAEGLNNAINSNTIVAVLIATVAFAAIFTVPGQYVDSENLAPGLNLGEANISHQTPFIIFFVFDSVALFISLAVVVVQTSVVVIESKAKKQMMAIINKLMWLACVLISVAFLALSFIVVGKHERWLAIGVTIIGTIILATTLGTMLYWVIAHRIEAKKLRNIRRSSFSRSHSFSVSGISDGELFNNEYQKMYAI; from the exons ATGCCGGTGGGGCGGCAGAGCTTCCGCCGGAAGAAGATGACGAAGCAGCTGACAGGGAAACGGGACGACACTCCACTGCATTCGGCTGCGAGGGCAGGGGATTTAGCTGTGGTGAAGGAGATAATTTCAGGAGCCAATGAGGAGGAATTGGCTGAGTTGCTGACCAAGCAGAATCAGGCAGGGGAAACTGCTCTCTTTGTTG GCGAGTATGGGTATGTTGATGTGGTGAATGAAATGATCCAGTACCATGATGTTCTCACAGCTGGAATAAAGGCTAAGAGTGGTTATGATGCTCTGCATGTAGCTGCCAAGCAAGGGGATGTAG ATGTTGTGAAGGAGCTTTTGATGGCTCTTCCAGAACTCTCCATGACTGTGGACTTATCAAACACCACGGCATTACACACTGCTGCAACACAAGGCCATATCGAGGTGGTGAATCTCCTATTGGAAGCTGATGGAAGTCTGGCACTAATTGCAAGGAGCAATGGTAAAACTGCTCTGCATTCTGCTGCAAGGAATGGGCACTTGGAAGTTGTGAAAGCTCTTGTAAACAGAGAATCTGGAATTGCTACCAGAACTGATAAGAAAGGACAGACTGCACTTCACATGGCGGCCAAGGGAACAAATTTAGACCTAGTTGAGGAGCTTGTAATGTGCGAACCCACTCTGGTCAACCTGGTGGATTCCAAGGGCAACACAGCACTTCATACAGCAGCTAGGAAGGGTCGTATTCAG ATTGTAAAGAGGCTTCTTGAGCTCAAGGAAATCGATATTAAAGCTATCAATAAATCAGGAGAGTCAGCACTTGACACTGCTGAGAAAATGGGAAATTCAGATGTTGCCAGCATATTAGCCATGCATGGTGTCCAAAGTGTGAGGACCATCAGACCCCCAAATCCTGCCCGTGAACTAAAGCAGCAAGTAAGTGACATAAAACATGAGGTCCACTCGCAGCTTGAGCACACCCGCCAGACCAGGAAAGGTGTGCAGGGGATTGCAAAGAGGCTGAACAAGCTACATGCAGAGGGCCTCAACAATGCAATCAATTCCAACACTATTGTCGCTGTCCTCATTGCCACTGTAGCATTTGCAGCCATCTTTACGGTTCCCGGCCAGTATGTAGATTCTGAAAACCTTGCCCCTGGGCTCAATTTAGGGGAAGCCAACATCTCACACCAAACACCTTTCATTATCTTTTTCGTCTTCGACTCCGTGGCTCTCTTCATATCTTTAGCTGTCGTGGTGGTACAAACTTCTGTAGTGGTTATAGAGAGCAAGGCAAAGAAACAAATGATGGCAATCATCAACAAGCTAATGTGGCTCGCCTGTGTGCTTATAAGTGTTGCATTCCTTGCACTTTCTTTCATTGTAGTGGGAAAACATGAGAGGTGGTTGGCTATCGGAGTGACAATTATAGGTACTATCATATTAGCCACAACATTGGGCACCATGCTCTACTGGGTGATCGCCCATCGCATTGAGGCTAAGAAGCTGAGAAACATCAGGCGGTCATCATTTAGTAGATCGCATTCATTTTCTGTCTCTGGTATATCAGATGGGGAATTGTTCAACAATGAGTACCAGAAAATGTATGCAATTTGA